A stretch of Blautia liquoris DNA encodes these proteins:
- a CDS encoding NADH-quinone oxidoreductase subunit 5 family protein: MELITLLILFPLLSSVLVFFVRNEKFRNGIMRSGALVTAVLTVLTVVKYFGNGLVLSFQQTEVMDVLMLAVEIGMAAYIIITGFKEKKYLLALFSIIQIVMIVGFEFTEKKGIEVHDYIVLDKLSGIMVLIAGIIGSLISIYAVGYMKSYHAHHKEVKERKSFFFSVIFIFLSAMFGLVLSNHLMWIYFCWEITTFCSYLLIGYTKTDEAKHNALQALTMNVGGGLSFAAAIVILGTKFHTLELSALTSMKPNTIVLVCVFLLCLAALTKSAQLPFSSWLLGAMVAPTPSSALLHSATMVKAGVYLIIRLAPLLGESVVGRVMTLIGAVTFLACSMMAITPHDAKKVLAYSTIANLGLIVMCASVGTQESLWAAILLVIFHAVSKSLMFLTVGSIENVIGSRNIENMNVLMQVSRGLSIALIIGICGMFLAPFGMLISKWVAMKSFIDSKNILIVVILAYGSAATMFYWGKWLGKLNCNRKPKGYEKKMELRKDEKAPIFFLTAIVLVSCLGYPLASRYAIVPYLVKIFGTPPVIPIGTGDQILMVLMIFMVSMLVLVPMGHVPTGLFPKRRETPIYMAGENSGDDQHFIGSFGIERKSDLSNWYMEEVLNTKKITFWCNIVSVTLLGAGMILLIGRWGM; the protein is encoded by the coding sequence ATGGAGTTGATTACATTATTGATCTTATTTCCACTGCTGTCTTCTGTTTTGGTGTTTTTTGTAAGAAATGAAAAATTTAGAAATGGTATTATGAGGAGTGGAGCATTGGTGACAGCTGTATTGACAGTGCTGACGGTTGTCAAGTACTTCGGAAATGGACTTGTTCTTTCGTTTCAACAAACCGAAGTGATGGATGTCTTAATGTTGGCTGTCGAAATTGGAATGGCTGCTTACATTATTATAACAGGTTTCAAAGAAAAGAAATATCTGCTGGCTCTGTTTTCGATCATACAGATTGTGATGATTGTCGGGTTTGAGTTTACAGAGAAAAAGGGGATTGAAGTACATGATTATATTGTCCTGGACAAACTTTCGGGCATTATGGTGCTGATCGCAGGTATTATTGGCAGTTTGATTTCTATTTATGCGGTAGGCTATATGAAGTCCTATCATGCTCATCACAAAGAAGTGAAGGAAAGAAAATCCTTTTTCTTTTCTGTGATTTTTATTTTTTTATCGGCTATGTTCGGACTTGTATTGAGTAATCATCTGATGTGGATTTATTTCTGCTGGGAAATCACAACTTTCTGCTCCTATCTGTTAATCGGATACACAAAGACAGATGAGGCAAAGCACAATGCACTTCAGGCACTGACAATGAATGTTGGCGGAGGACTTTCATTTGCCGCGGCAATTGTGATTCTCGGAACAAAATTTCACACATTGGAATTATCGGCCCTTACATCCATGAAGCCCAATACAATTGTTTTAGTATGCGTATTTTTACTATGCCTGGCGGCACTTACGAAATCGGCACAGCTTCCGTTTTCATCCTGGCTGTTGGGGGCTATGGTTGCACCGACACCATCTTCAGCACTTCTTCACTCTGCCACGATGGTGAAAGCAGGTGTTTATCTGATTATCCGTCTTGCTCCGCTTTTGGGGGAGTCAGTAGTCGGACGCGTGATGACACTGATTGGAGCAGTGACGTTCCTTGCTTGCTCGATGATGGCGATCACTCCACATGACGCAAAGAAAGTACTCGCATATTCAACGATAGCGAACCTTGGACTGATTGTCATGTGTGCAAGTGTAGGAACACAGGAATCCTTGTGGGCAGCTATTTTACTGGTTATCTTTCATGCCGTTTCGAAGTCTTTGATGTTCCTCACGGTTGGCTCTATAGAGAATGTGATCGGAAGCAGAAACATTGAAAACATGAATGTCCTGATGCAGGTTTCAAGGGGACTTTCTATCGCGCTGATTATCGGAATCTGCGGAATGTTTCTCGCACCCTTTGGCATGCTGATTTCAAAATGGGTCGCGATGAAATCCTTTATCGACTCAAAAAATATCTTAATTGTGGTTATACTAGCCTATGGAAGTGCTGCCACGATGTTTTACTGGGGGAAATGGCTTGGAAAATTAAACTGTAACCGAAAACCAAAGGGATACGAAAAGAAGATGGAACTTCGAAAAGATGAAAAAGCCCCGATTTTCTTCCTGACGGCAATTGTTCTGGTTTCGTGTCTGGGATATCCGCTTGCCTCCAGATATGCAATTGTGCCCTATCTGGTGAAGATTTTTGGAACTCCGCCGGTGATACCGATCGGAACCGGTGATCAGATCCTTATGGTCCTTATGATCTTCATGGTAAGCATGCTTGTTCTGGTGCCAATGGGTCACGTGCCGACAGGCCTCTTCCCGAAGAGAAGAGAGACACCGATCTATATGGCGGGAGAAAATTCAGGTGATGATCAACATTTTATAGGATCCTTTGGAATTGAAAGAAAAAGCGATCTCAGTAACTGGTATATGGAGGAAGTACTGAATACAAAAAAGATCACCTTTTGGTGTAATATTGTCTCAGTAACGTTACTTGGTGCCGGCATGATCTTATTGATTGGGAGGTGGGGAATGTAA
- a CDS encoding respiratory chain complex I subunit 1 family protein: MLAIKVILIIILTPLAGGLLVGFDRMISARMQGRQGPPVLQPFYDVWKLLSKETIEVNRFHRFYVYLSLMFIILTAVVMFSGGDILLAIFILSLGAMFFTLGGYASWSPYSVVGAERELLQMMAYEPMMFIVAAGLYYVSNSFFVRDIINLEKPAIVYLPAIFVGLVYILPFKLRKSPFDLSVSEEANQEVIQGISTEYSGRALAAIEVTHWYETIIALGFVYVFFAANSTLSRVLAVLVCLIVYLFEMIVDNSTVRVRWQKALSSAWIVSGVLGIVNLTILSFFNF; encoded by the coding sequence ATGTTAGCCATTAAAGTTATCTTAATTATTATTCTCACACCGCTGGCCGGCGGCCTTCTGGTGGGATTTGACCGGATGATTTCAGCGAGAATGCAGGGCAGACAGGGTCCGCCGGTTTTACAGCCCTTTTATGATGTATGGAAACTTCTTTCGAAAGAGACAATTGAGGTTAACCGCTTTCACCGATTCTATGTATATCTTTCACTTATGTTCATCATACTTACTGCCGTTGTCATGTTCTCGGGCGGAGATATTCTGCTTGCTATCTTCATACTCTCCCTGGGTGCTATGTTCTTCACACTTGGTGGATATGCCTCTTGGTCACCTTACAGTGTCGTGGGTGCGGAGCGAGAACTTTTGCAGATGATGGCCTATGAGCCGATGATGTTTATCGTTGCTGCAGGACTTTATTATGTGAGCAATTCATTTTTTGTCCGAGATATTATAAATCTGGAAAAACCAGCAATCGTTTACCTTCCGGCAATCTTTGTCGGGCTTGTATATATTCTGCCATTTAAGCTTAGAAAATCCCCATTTGATCTGAGTGTAAGCGAAGAGGCGAACCAGGAAGTAATACAAGGAATCTCGACAGAGTATTCGGGCAGGGCATTGGCCGCGATTGAAGTCACACACTGGTATGAGACTATCATTGCGCTTGGATTTGTCTATGTTTTTTTTGCGGCAAACAGTACACTTAGCCGTGTACTTGCAGTTTTAGTCTGCCTGATCGTCTATCTGTTTGAGATGATTGTTGACAATTCCACAGTCAGAGTGAGATGGCAGAAGGCATTATCTTCAGCGTGGATTGTATCGGGTGTTTTGGGAATAGTAAATCTTACAATCTTATCGTTTTTTAACTTTTAA
- a CDS encoding NADH-quinone oxidoreductase subunit B family protein, with product MNSNKKSPWVLHYDATSCNGCDIEVLASFTPVHDLERFGVVNTGDPRHADILLITGSVNQQSIPVIKQLYEQMPDPKAVVAVGICATSGGIFKDCYNVVGGVDKVLPVDVYVPGCAARPQAIIDGILKAASILEEKEKALKER from the coding sequence ATGAACAGTAATAAAAAATCTCCCTGGGTTTTGCACTATGATGCCACCAGCTGTAATGGCTGTGATATAGAGGTTCTCGCCAGTTTTACACCGGTTCATGATCTGGAGCGTTTTGGGGTCGTTAATACGGGCGATCCAAGGCATGCAGACATTCTTTTGATCACCGGAAGTGTCAATCAACAGAGTATACCTGTGATTAAGCAGCTGTATGAACAGATGCCGGATCCAAAAGCAGTCGTGGCGGTGGGAATTTGTGCGACATCCGGAGGAATCTTCAAAGACTGTTATAATGTGGTCGGAGGAGTTGACAAGGTATTGCCGGTTGATGTCTATGTTCCCGGATGTGCCGCCAGACCACAGGCAATTATTGATGGAATTTTGAAAGCAGCTTCTATACTGGAAGAAAAAGAAAAAGCTTTAAAGGAAAGGTAG
- a CDS encoding NADH-quinone oxidoreductase subunit C, with protein sequence MEEQNIRQISAEALLIETNHLRSEGYRLVAVSCTYKDGVELTYSFDKEYDFINLRINMKDDEKIESITRIYPYAFLYENEIKELFGVKITNIVGDFHDKLYRISVDAPFKNKEEE encoded by the coding sequence GTGGAAGAACAAAATATCAGACAAATATCAGCGGAAGCGTTGCTGATTGAAACAAATCATCTTCGAAGTGAAGGCTATCGTCTTGTGGCTGTTTCTTGTACCTATAAAGATGGTGTGGAACTGACGTATTCATTTGACAAAGAGTATGATTTCATAAATTTGAGAATCAATATGAAAGATGATGAGAAAATTGAGAGTATCACACGCATTTACCCCTATGCATTCCTCTATGAAAATGAAATAAAAGAGCTTTTTGGTGTAAAGATTACAAATATTGTAGGAGACTTCCATGATAAACTATATCGAATATCGGTGGATGCTCCATTCAAAAATAAGGAGGAGGAGTAA
- a CDS encoding hydrogenase large subunit yields MAKRTVIPFGPQHPVLPEPIHLDLVLEDEKVIEAVPQIGYVHRGLEKLVEKKDFKQFPYVAERICGICSFSHGMGYCMSIESMMGIEVPERGMYLRTIWAEIARMQSHLLWLGLTADAFGFESLYMQTWRVREQVLDILEMTTGGRLIFSVCDIGGVRRDMDTAMLQKILAILDDLEKELREVTEVFLKDDTVKHRTVGLGKLTKKQAQDLGAIGPFAKASGINHDMRTQGYAAYKMLNFEPIMAEEGDCYARMEVRIAELFQSIDLIRQAAASIPDGEILSAVKGNPKGEYFTRVEQPRGEAIYYVKGNGTKFLDRFRVRTPTFANLPALLETLKNCDLADVPILILSIDPCISCTER; encoded by the coding sequence ATGGCAAAAAGAACGGTTATTCCTTTTGGACCCCAGCACCCGGTGCTGCCCGAACCTATTCACCTGGATCTTGTACTCGAGGACGAGAAAGTGATAGAAGCAGTTCCGCAGATCGGCTATGTACACAGAGGTCTGGAGAAACTGGTCGAAAAAAAGGATTTTAAACAATTTCCCTATGTGGCCGAAAGAATTTGCGGAATCTGTTCTTTTTCACATGGGATGGGATATTGTATGTCCATCGAGAGCATGATGGGGATCGAGGTTCCTGAGCGAGGCATGTATCTTCGAACGATCTGGGCGGAAATTGCCCGCATGCAAAGCCACCTTCTATGGCTGGGGCTGACTGCGGACGCCTTTGGATTCGAGAGTCTTTACATGCAAACCTGGAGAGTTCGTGAACAGGTTCTTGATATTCTGGAAATGACAACAGGAGGCAGGCTGATCTTCTCTGTCTGTGATATTGGAGGGGTTCGAAGAGATATGGATACTGCCATGCTCCAAAAAATACTTGCAATCTTAGATGATCTTGAAAAAGAACTTCGGGAAGTGACAGAAGTGTTTTTGAAGGATGATACGGTCAAACATCGTACGGTTGGTCTGGGAAAGCTGACAAAAAAGCAGGCACAGGATCTCGGTGCGATTGGACCTTTTGCTAAGGCGAGTGGAATCAATCATGATATGAGAACACAGGGATATGCGGCATACAAAATGCTGAATTTTGAACCCATTATGGCAGAGGAAGGGGATTGTTATGCGCGCATGGAGGTGAGAATCGCTGAACTTTTTCAGTCTATTGATCTGATCAGACAGGCAGCTGCTTCAATACCGGATGGTGAAATACTTTCCGCTGTAAAAGGAAATCCCAAAGGAGAGTACTTTACGCGTGTCGAACAGCCTAGAGGAGAGGCAATCTACTATGTGAAGGGAAACGGAACGAAGTTTTTGGATCGTTTCAGAGTTCGAACGCCTACATTTGCAAATCTCCCCGCACTTCTGGAAACTCTGAAAAACTGTGATCTGGCTGATGTTCCGATTCTGATACTAAGTATTGATCCTTGTATCAGCTGTACGGAGCGATGA
- a CDS encoding 4Fe-4S dicluster domain-containing protein, with product MSVLSMAKLLIKNFFHGPYTNQYPKKPRENYERTRGSIDNDIESCIFCGMCMRRCPTSAITVTKPEKKWSIERMQCIQCGYCVSVCPKKCLSMRNQYTSPDTHKVRDEYTDARVSDH from the coding sequence ATGTCTGTTTTGAGTATGGCAAAGCTGCTGATAAAGAATTTTTTTCATGGTCCGTATACAAATCAATATCCAAAAAAGCCAAGAGAAAATTATGAGAGGACGAGGGGCAGCATCGACAATGACATTGAGAGTTGTATCTTCTGCGGCATGTGTATGAGGCGCTGTCCCACTTCGGCGATTACGGTGACAAAGCCAGAGAAAAAGTGGAGCATTGAACGGATGCAGTGTATCCAGTGCGGTTACTGTGTCAGTGTATGTCCGAAGAAATGTCTTTCAATGAGAAACCAGTACACGTCACCGGATACGCACAAAGTAAGGGATGAGTATACAGATGCACGAGTATCCGATCACTAA
- the hypA gene encoding hydrogenase maturation nickel metallochaperone HypA, translating into MHEYPITKRVIEIAEEFAKKNQACEVKQIHLVVGDYCGYVGSSIELYFEIIAQDSICKHASLHIERVKPKLKCKTCGEYFDRKPFSFTCPSCGGDGEPTEIGREFYVKSIEI; encoded by the coding sequence ATGCACGAGTATCCGATCACTAAAAGAGTGATAGAGATTGCGGAAGAGTTCGCAAAAAAGAATCAGGCCTGTGAGGTGAAACAGATTCATCTGGTTGTAGGAGACTATTGTGGCTATGTGGGAAGTTCGATAGAGCTGTATTTTGAAATTATTGCACAGGACAGTATCTGTAAACATGCTTCTCTTCACATTGAACGTGTAAAGCCAAAACTAAAGTGCAAAACATGCGGGGAATATTTTGACCGGAAACCGTTTTCCTTTACCTGTCCTTCCTGCGGTGGTGATGGTGAACCTACGGAAATCGGGAGAGAATTCTATGTGAAGTCTATAGAGATTTGA
- the hypB gene encoding hydrogenase nickel incorporation protein HypB, which yields MPKTKEIDVMESVYDKNEMIAKETNERLTKKDIFAVNVMGSPGAGKTSSIKRIAEKIGEVIPYVIEGDIESDIDTRALNSLGIKTIQINTGGACHLDSPLIENAVNDLDVSDGVLFIENIGNLVCPAEFEIGEHVKMLISTTTEGSDKPYKYPLAFEKADIILINKCDLIPYVDFDEEYFMKGVRALNPTAPVMKVSAKNGEGYEEVVSWIKNKRE from the coding sequence ATGCCCAAAACAAAAGAAATTGATGTCATGGAATCGGTTTATGATAAAAATGAAATGATCGCAAAAGAAACGAATGAAAGATTGACAAAAAAGGACATTTTTGCTGTCAATGTGATGGGATCTCCGGGAGCTGGAAAGACTTCTTCCATTAAGAGAATTGCAGAGAAAATCGGTGAGGTCATTCCCTATGTAATCGAGGGAGATATCGAATCAGATATTGACACCAGGGCATTAAATTCACTGGGAATTAAAACGATTCAGATCAATACCGGCGGTGCTTGTCATCTGGATTCTCCCCTGATCGAAAATGCCGTGAATGATTTGGATGTATCCGATGGTGTGCTGTTTATTGAAAATATCGGGAACTTGGTGTGTCCTGCTGAATTTGAGATCGGTGAGCATGTAAAGATGCTGATTTCCACCACGACAGAAGGCAGTGATAAGCCATATAAATATCCCCTGGCGTTTGAAAAGGCCGATATTATTCTGATCAACAAATGTGATTTAATCCCGTACGTTGATTTTGATGAGGAGTATTTTATGAAGGGTGTCAGAGCTTTAAATCCGACAGCCCCGGTTATGAAAGTCTCGGCGAAGAATGGTGAGGGATATGAGGAAGTTGTCTCATGGATAAAAAACAAACGAGAATAA
- the hypF gene encoding carbamoyltransferase HypF — MDKKQTRIKKIHISGIVQGVGFRPLTFHLAKKHHIHGTVQNLGGVVEIITESAEEDFGRFLNELKRAKSGGCKITRLTVADISDKHAKHYDEFKIIESSDSPVVSMIPPDFAVCDACRAEMNDPDNRRYRHPLISCMHCGPRYTIMDHLPYDRDTTVMEDFPMCPQCESEYRSPSDRRFHAQTISCHDCGPQLLFSETGQKKLSNGKSAYERAVSMLRNGRIIAVKGVGGYHFVCSPFREETVQNLRKLKGREEKPFAVMFTSIEEIRQYCTVTKKEQSLLESSARPIVLLASSNEKMAPSTYKGSEYCGAFLPYTPLQIMLLGDLGPLIMTSANLSDQPIIKSDEKILSLDDPLLSGVLYHKRRILRSVDDSVARIVDHKPLMIKRSRGYVPYPVFLPVEETGKNVRIFAAGGDLKAAFCLYEDGRAVVSQYFGDLVEAQIFKEYQNSMDDLRSLLQMKPDLAVCDLHPRYLSARYAKTLGIPVFFVQHHHAHIASVMAEHHLTGKVLGIAFDGTGYGTDGNIWGSEFMICQEDKYQRVAHLQEISMLGGDSSMRDAKKTATCFLLNYGLCEFIQDSRCDMIKKALDNHMNTVFTSSMGRLFDAVSSILGIAEENTYEGKCAIFLEKEAHMAQKEHLEAKKMSFDIMKSEDQLLIDPAPVLKIIAGEWHNRTKETETDLRKALALGFHEALADMILVICENVREEQGVNCIAISGGVFQNVLLTTRVIKLLKDHRFEVFRNEVVPPGDGSISLGQTYLALAKIRNSQEG; from the coding sequence ATGGATAAAAAACAAACGAGAATAAAAAAAATCCATATTTCGGGAATTGTACAGGGGGTGGGTTTCCGCCCCCTTACTTTTCATCTGGCTAAAAAGCATCACATTCACGGAACCGTCCAAAATCTGGGCGGCGTAGTAGAGATTATTACTGAGTCGGCAGAAGAAGATTTTGGGCGATTCCTTAATGAATTAAAAAGGGCAAAAAGTGGCGGATGTAAAATTACAAGACTTACCGTTGCTGATATCTCGGATAAACACGCGAAGCATTACGATGAGTTTAAAATTATCGAAAGTTCAGACAGCCCCGTGGTTTCGATGATTCCGCCGGATTTTGCGGTCTGTGATGCGTGTAGGGCAGAGATGAATGATCCGGATAACCGCAGATACCGACATCCATTGATCAGCTGTATGCACTGCGGTCCCAGATATACCATCATGGATCATCTGCCTTATGACAGAGATACCACCGTGATGGAGGATTTTCCCATGTGTCCACAGTGTGAAAGCGAGTACCGATCACCTTCCGACCGCAGATTTCATGCACAGACGATCTCTTGCCATGACTGTGGCCCACAGTTGTTGTTTAGCGAGACAGGACAGAAAAAGCTATCGAATGGTAAATCTGCATATGAACGTGCGGTAAGCATGCTCAGGAACGGAAGAATCATTGCGGTAAAGGGCGTCGGCGGTTATCATTTTGTGTGTTCTCCATTTCGTGAGGAGACTGTTCAAAACTTACGAAAACTGAAAGGGCGCGAAGAAAAGCCTTTTGCAGTCATGTTTACTTCCATTGAGGAGATTCGGCAATACTGCACAGTGACAAAGAAAGAGCAAAGCCTTCTGGAGAGCAGTGCAAGGCCAATCGTTCTCCTTGCGTCGTCGAATGAAAAGATGGCGCCATCCACTTATAAAGGCAGCGAATACTGTGGGGCATTTCTGCCGTATACACCGCTTCAGATTATGCTTTTAGGAGATCTTGGACCGCTGATTATGACCAGTGCCAATCTCTCGGATCAGCCGATTATAAAAAGCGACGAGAAAATTTTAAGCTTAGATGACCCCCTTCTTTCAGGAGTGCTTTATCATAAGCGGAGAATTCTGCGGTCTGTAGATGATTCTGTCGCCCGCATCGTGGATCATAAACCGCTGATGATCAAAAGGAGCAGGGGATATGTACCTTATCCGGTTTTTCTGCCGGTCGAAGAAACCGGAAAAAACGTACGCATCTTTGCCGCCGGCGGAGACTTAAAAGCTGCTTTCTGTCTGTATGAGGACGGCCGTGCGGTTGTATCTCAGTATTTTGGCGATCTCGTGGAAGCACAGATATTCAAGGAGTATCAGAACTCTATGGATGACTTAAGATCTCTTTTGCAGATGAAACCAGATCTGGCAGTCTGTGATCTACATCCAAGGTATCTGTCCGCCAGATATGCCAAAACTCTTGGAATCCCTGTTTTTTTCGTCCAGCATCATCATGCTCATATTGCATCGGTTATGGCAGAACATCATTTGACCGGAAAGGTCTTGGGTATCGCCTTTGATGGCACAGGATACGGTACAGACGGAAATATCTGGGGAAGTGAATTCATGATCTGCCAAGAAGATAAATATCAAAGAGTTGCACACCTGCAAGAGATTTCAATGCTGGGAGGGGATTCCTCCATGCGTGATGCGAAGAAGACGGCAACTTGTTTTTTACTGAACTATGGGCTTTGTGAGTTTATTCAAGACAGCAGATGTGATATGATAAAGAAAGCACTGGATAATCATATGAATACGGTGTTTACATCAAGTATGGGAAGATTATTTGATGCAGTCTCCAGCATACTTGGGATCGCCGAGGAGAACACATATGAGGGAAAATGCGCCATATTCCTGGAGAAGGAGGCTCATATGGCACAGAAGGAACATCTGGAAGCCAAAAAGATGTCCTTTGATATTATGAAGTCAGAGGATCAGCTGTTGATTGATCCTGCACCAGTGCTTAAAATCATTGCAGGAGAGTGGCACAACAGAACAAAAGAGACAGAAACCGATCTTAGAAAGGCTCTGGCTTTGGGATTTCATGAAGCTCTTGCGGACATGATTCTGGTGATTTGTGAAAATGTCAGAGAGGAGCAAGGGGTTAACTGTATTGCAATAAGCGGTGGTGTCTTTCAAAATGTTTTGTTGACTACTCGCGTGATAAAACTGCTGAAAGATCATCGTTTTGAGGTCTTTCGCAATGAGGTAGTTCCGCCAGGCGATGGCTCGATCAGTCTTGGCCAGACATACCTGGCACTTGCGAAGATAAGAAATAGTCAGGAGGGATAG
- a CDS encoding HypC/HybG/HupF family hydrogenase formation chaperone has translation MCVAVPGKVIKIKDQTANVDVLGNTCDVNVRLVDVKPGDYVLIHAGCAIEVLEKDTAKEILDLYQELEDEVNHDFRSNDRKACSV, from the coding sequence ATGTGTGTTGCTGTACCTGGAAAGGTGATAAAGATAAAAGATCAGACAGCAAACGTGGATGTACTCGGAAATACTTGTGATGTCAACGTTCGGCTGGTTGATGTGAAACCTGGTGACTATGTGCTGATACATGCGGGTTGTGCAATTGAGGTGCTGGAAAAAGACACCGCAAAGGAAATCCTGGATCTGTATCAGGAGTTGGAGGATGAGGTAAATCATGACTTTAGATCAAATGATCGAAAAGCTTGCAGCGTATGA
- the hypD gene encoding hydrogenase formation protein HypD: protein MTLDQMIEKLAAYDGEEIKIMEVCGTHTSSIFKNGIRSLLSPKIKLISGPGCPVCVTPTVYIDKLIDIAMHKEHCVLTFGDMMKVKGSRMSLTSAVSQGAHVQVLYSPLDAIKIAKEHKDVQYVFAAVGFETTTPVYGVLLDEIESKKIENLKLLTSLKIMIPAISYVCEKEDKIDAFLAPGHVSVIIGSDVYKDLAKKYKKPFVVAGFEGEHLLAAIYEIVRQKEQGQYEVKNMYKNAVSDKGNQAALSVIEKYFELEDDFWRGIGVIKKSGLHLKDAYQKYDAGSDFDEYREKMPNGCRCADVILGRITPPKCPLFSKICTPMDAVGPCMVSTEGVCGIWYKNRGKA, encoded by the coding sequence ATGACTTTAGATCAAATGATCGAAAAGCTTGCAGCGTATGACGGTGAGGAAATCAAAATTATGGAAGTCTGCGGAACGCATACTTCCAGTATCTTTAAAAATGGAATCCGAAGTCTGCTTTCACCTAAGATCAAATTGATTTCCGGACCTGGATGCCCAGTCTGTGTGACTCCGACTGTGTACATTGATAAACTTATTGACATTGCCATGCACAAGGAACATTGTGTGCTCACCTTTGGAGACATGATGAAAGTGAAAGGCAGCCGGATGTCCCTTACCAGTGCTGTCTCGCAAGGTGCGCATGTACAGGTTTTGTACTCGCCGCTGGATGCTATAAAAATTGCAAAGGAACATAAGGATGTTCAATATGTATTCGCCGCTGTAGGATTTGAGACGACAACGCCGGTTTACGGCGTGCTGTTGGACGAAATAGAAAGCAAAAAGATAGAAAATCTGAAACTTCTGACGTCTCTTAAAATTATGATTCCGGCTATCTCCTACGTGTGTGAAAAGGAAGATAAGATCGATGCATTTCTCGCACCGGGCCATGTCAGTGTCATCATAGGAAGTGATGTTTATAAAGATCTGGCTAAAAAATATAAGAAACCTTTTGTTGTCGCCGGTTTCGAAGGGGAACATCTTCTTGCGGCGATATACGAAATCGTGAGGCAGAAGGAACAAGGGCAGTATGAGGTGAAAAATATGTATAAGAATGCTGTTTCAGATAAAGGTAATCAGGCTGCACTTTCTGTCATAGAAAAATATTTTGAATTGGAAGACGATTTCTGGAGGGGCATCGGAGTGATCAAAAAATCGGGCCTGCATCTAAAGGATGCATATCAGAAATACGATGCGGGAAGTGATTTTGATGAATATCGGGAGAAGATGCCGAATGGATGCAGATGTGCTGATGTCATATTAGGGAGGATCACCCCGCCAAAATGTCCGCTTTTTTCAAAGATATGTACACCTATGGATGCAGTTGGGCCCTGTATGGTATCAACGGAAGGTGTCTGCGGAATCTGGTATAAGAATCGAGGTAAAGCATGA